The following coding sequences are from one Schizosaccharomyces osmophilus chromosome 1, complete sequence window:
- the spo7 gene encoding Arf GEF Spo7, producing the protein MVEEETSPTHLSFIEKLAGFESCKDGRLKFDPMSQGSPYQNKGKNMYSETAFDNYRPSQDILTKNLHDKPSISSKLDEIDVEITEREINEHERFGLKRLPKSKRFQDFINFRRISRQEPSNQATYKSTAQVLNADAPPKKSTTKFKSLYDGKRSPKASLTFRKKSPKLDSSAKRIISAPLRSSSHLSQNDNEEVHSRSVSSNTNSMKRGLDGIDDIQPSKKRNVTPEPRLVVSNFPNEIYPSGTLSLSARRRIQKQVSGANVRARIDLAKRRNEERKETTPEENQNDLDVVNSRPDQISNIVTEKVNQIRDVFTKLASRNQPNEPTKPAETEIFQEQSASHRFLQAIREKTSNLMNNDTKSANLEEIDAIPINIDIKDAPWKGHVRSLAEQFTNTPQFSKRTVETEGLASKENENESVSKLIPPVTPDKITIANHTLKDLQKENIPSDIINEKVDFDKKNEVSQQSVRAETLQPKRLLTTDHQNTEPESYLIERLSDRLYFCRTAKHLLRVYDLRHAEHQFALVFARYLKAPMEKILNIQSSLVTFYASLSEIDLCEELMRRDRIYSTPDTPEGLKSFVNFLKEDHENFSYDERSYLCQLKKNIRHENEDWNGIAEEIKKMGNLRSVRAKPQKIGNKLFANPDLKTMDIQETFLEEFMEDSTDEGDDVYDIETLNNFELKFDDDETPTSSIKEKDDLNDYENIRFLIPHCAVRVLHIPNASYLPLLQVCSDSRFSDPAKLAHCLWDLQQNQLLSYNFTDWFVNYFSNKSEVFSSYLSYYDLKNLSLYEAFQKICCDLYYGSEDFLNSRLIRIFANKWLSQNSTFGFLTEEIILELLKSLVRLHKETNTRRRMYNYTSADTFIKSTFQTILPLIHPEAVCAVPIEQRRKWRKYGKSKTMLAKVLCASWNSMPQEVGFALECMLNEFYDLFVVNPFQVPKAVYVQLCNQVKGHVSPQRDKMNLMSELLRRAEPQKKITNTDIASENDAFKENSSYVLTEANAGFFATKTIDLPEPDVIDGRPHFQIFNYEFHMKEEKTHEKLPWLRQGLISYKKVIPEKNGKWTAGPWYKRFAKVSQGKLYIYKLNMFTSGDLSDAEVWMKHGTIHKEIDLQNTIASVDVPSSCTSRRDNCFTLNVPGECSILIQVDNILVLNEWIHAFNFNAAMASCHPLPENITNTEYGWGPILRRAEDKPHYTSADGTVTYVGDLVEIQNWEPSDLQGLRDIPRPLREKVNDFRRHVPTLLQTCLEFQNVLDKMLSCYGTGSKNYKKTLSNWNTKMKFLYEKSIKYKEYLHVLECEYSYRKSHDFYPTLSPTKHKTNMEI; encoded by the coding sequence AtggttgaagaagaaaccTCGCCAACACATCTCagttttattgaaaaactaGCTGGGTTTGAATCCTGCAAGGATGGTCGATTGAAATTTGATCCAATGTCTCAAGGTTCTCCTTatcaaaacaaaggaaaaaatatgtATTCAGAAACTGCATTCGACAATTATCGACCAAGTCAAGACATACTTACCAAGAATCTTCATGATAAGCCCTCGATATCCTCGAAATTGGACGAAATTGATGTTGAAATCACCGAACGTGAAATAAATGAGCATGAGAGATTCGGTCTTAAGCGTTTGCCTAAATCAAAGCGGTTTCAAGATTTCATCAACTTTCGCCGAATTTCTCGCCAAGAGCCCTCAAACCAGGCAACCTATAAATCCACTGCACAAGTCCTGAACGCTGACGCACCCCCTAAGAAATCTACAACTAAATTCAAATCTCTATACGATGGAAAGAGAAGCCCCAAAGCTTCATTAACTTTTAGAAAGAAGTCACCGAAACTTGATTCATcagcaaaaagaatcattaGTGCTCCCCTACGCAGCTCTTCTCATTTGTCACAAAATGACAACGAAGAGGTTCATTCGCGGAGCGTCAGTAGTAATACTAACTCAATGAAAAGAGGATTAGATGGTATTGATGATATCCAACCCTCAAAAAAACGGAATGTTACACCAGAGCCTCGTTTAGTTGTGTCGAATTTCCCGAATGAAATTTATCCATCTGGTACTTTGAGTTTGTCTGCTCGACGAAGGATACAAAAGCAAGTTTCAGGAGCTAATGTTCGTGCCAGAATAGACCTTGCTAAACGCCGTAACgaagagagaaaagagaCGACTCCTGAGGAGAATCAAAATGATCTTGATGTGGTAAATAGTCGACCTGATCAAATTTCCAACATTGTCACGGAGAAAGTGAATCAAATAAGAGACGTGTTTACAAAACTCGCCTCCAGAAATCAGCCCAATGAACCCACAAAACCTGCCGAAACCGAGATTTTCCAAGAACAGTCTGCGTCTCATAGATTTTTGCAAGCCATCCGAGAAAAAACATCaaatttaatgaataaTGATACAAAGAGTGCCAATCTAGAAGAAATCGATGCTATACCGATTAATATTGATATAAAAGATGCACCATGGAAAGGACACGTTCGCTCATTAGCTGAACAGTTCACTAATACCCCTCAATTTTCTAAGAGGACGGTAGAGACAGAAGGATTAGCTTCtaaggaaaatgaaaatgaatcgGTATCCAAGTTGATTCCACCGGTAACCCCTGACAAGATTACAATTGCAAACCATACTTTGAAAGATttgcaaaaggaaaacattCCAAGTGATATCATAAATGAGAAGGTCGACTtcgacaaaaagaatgaggTTTCCCAACAAAGTGTTCGAGCAGAGACTCTGCAGCCCAAACGTCTACTAACTACTGATCATCAAAACACAGAGCCGGAATCGTATTTGATAGAGCGCCTTTCAGATAGGCTTTACTTTTGCAGAACTGCTAAGCATTTGCTCCGTGTTTACGATCTAAGACATGCTGAGCACCAATTCGCCCTTGTGTTCGCTAGGTATCTTAAAGCTccaatggaaaaaatactcAACATTCAATCGTCTCTTGTAACATTCTATGCTTCCCTATCTGAAATAGATTTATGTGAGGAGCTTATGCGACGTGACAGGATTTATTCAACACCGGACACCCCGGAAGGTTTGAAGTCTTTTGTGaactttttaaaagaagacCATGAAAATTTCAGTTATGATGAAAGAAGCTATTTATgtcaattaaaaaagaacattCGTCACGAAAATGAAGACTGGAACGGAATTGcagaagaaatcaaaaaaatggGAAATTTACGAAGTGTTCGAGCTAAACCACAGAAAATAGGAAACAAGTTATTTGCCAATCCAGATCTGAAGACGATGGATATACAAGAAACATTTTTAGAAGAGTTTATGGAAGATTCAACCGACGAAGGTGATGATGTCTACGATATCGAAACATTAAACAATTTCGAATTAAAGTTCGACGACGATGAAACCCCTACATCAagtataaaagaaaaggacGACCTTAATGACTACGAGAACATAAGGTTCTTAATTCCCCATTGTGCGGTTCGCGTTTTGCATATCCCAAATGCATCCTACCTTCCTTTATTGCAAGTCTGCAGTGATTCAAGGTTTTCTGATCCTGCGAAACTTGCTCATTGTTTATGGGATCTGCAACAGAACCAATTGCTTTCTTATAATTTCACCGATTGGTTTGTAAATTACTTCTCTAATAAGAGTGAAGTTTTCTCGAGTTATCTATCATACtatgatttaaaaaatctaaGCCTTTACGaggcttttcaaaagatttgtTGCGATCTCTACTATGGTTCTGAAGATTTCTTGAACTCACGATTAATACGCATTTTCGCTAACAAATGGTTAAGCCAGAACTCGACATTTGGGTTTTTAACCgaagaaataattttagAGCTTCTAAAATCCCTTGTCCGATTGCACAAAGAAACGAATACTAGACGTCGAATGTACAATTATACATCAGCGGATACATTTATCAAATCAACGTTTCAGACCATACTGCCCTTAATCCATCCTGAAGCAGTATGTGCGGTTCCTATTGAGCAAAGACGAAAATGGAGGAAGTATGGAAAATCGAAAACAATGTTAGCCAAAGTTTTATGTGCGTCTTGGAATAGTATGCCTCAAGAGGTAGGGTTTGCTCTTGAGTGTATGCTTAATGAGTTTTacgatttgtttgttgtcAATCCATTCCAAGTACCAAAGGCTGTTTATGTACAGTTATGCAACCAAGTGAAAGGTCACGTTAGTCCACAAAGggataaaatgaatttaatgTCAGAATTGTTGCGAAGAGCAGAGCcccagaaaaaaataacgaATACAGATATTGCTAGTGAAAATGACgcttttaaagaaaattcatcTTATGTATTAACAGAAGCAAATGCTGGTTTTTTCgcaacaaaaacaattgatCTCCCAGAACCAGACGTGATTGATGGAAGACCgcattttcaaatattcaaCTATGAGTTTCATatgaaagaagagaaaactCACGAAAAATTACCGTGGTTGCGTCAGGGCTTGATATCgtacaaaaaagtaattccCGAAAAAAACGGAAAGTGGACAGCTGGACCTTGGTATAAACGGTTTGCCAAAGTTTCTCAAGGAAAGCTGTATATATACAAGTTAAATATGTTTACTTCCGGAGACCTTTCTGATGCTGAAGTTTGGATGAAACATGGAACAATTCacaaagaaattgatttaCAAAATACGATCGCAAGTGTTGATGTGCCATCGTCATGCACCTCAAGAAGAGATAATTGTTTTACACTGAACGTCCCTGGAGAATGCAGTATACTTATTCAAGTAGACAACATCCTCGTATTGAATGAATGGATTCATGCATTCAACTTTAATGCTGCAATGGCGTCCTGTCATCCACTTCCTGAAAATATTACAAATACCGAATATGGTTGGGGTCCGATTTTACGACGGGCAGAGGATAAACCCCATTACACTTCTGCTGATGGCACAGTTACCTATGTTGGGGATTTGGTGGAAATTCAAAACTGGGAGCCTTCAGATTTGCAAGGACTACGAGACATTCCACGCCCACTACGCGAAAAAGTCAACGATTTCCGTCGCCATGTGCCTACTCTACTTCAGACCTGTCTggaatttcaaaatgtGCTTGACAAAATGCTTAGCTGTTATGGCACCGGATCaaagaattacaaaaaaacgCTATCGAATTGGAAcacaaaaatgaagtttttatatgaaaaaagcataaaGTACAAAGAATATCTACATGTATTGGAATGTGAATACAGTTATCGAAAATCCCATGATTTTTATCCTACACTGTCACCCACCAAACACAAGACGAACATGGagatttaa
- the pcd1 gene encoding coenzyme A diphosphatase — translation MKSLNKQIKNLRLLPRRLRTVPNFLANYSWNQQGNTFFGKNKTRGKKLPASGRTYTYTACTENGWCDERFFEQVALQKLAQAKVVSEHGILNAESLEMQAELLQRRPTHLRYSPPYNPAKFASVLIPLINYEHRACLLLTLRSSYLRSHAGQMCFPGGRVEPSDGSHYYAALRETYEEIDLLPDFFTLVNRIPSLFTKDLRTKIHPYVAFTIQNNLPSLGFGEVDKVYCIPLTSFLNPNYQKVTKFRNTDLEYIEFNIKDVPRIWGITAVLLNMYFHSLCPDSLIPTSNTLISIC, via the exons ATGAAATCCctaaacaaacaaataaagaatctTCGTCTATTACCCCGTCGATTACGGACCGTGCCAAACTTTTTAGCAAACTATTCCTGGAATCAGCAAGGgaatactttttttggaaaaaataaaacgaGAGGAAAAAAGTTGCCTGCAAGTGGGCGAACGTACACCTATACGGCTTGCACAGAGAATGGCTGGTGTGatgaaagattttttgaacaagtAGCACTACAAAAACTTGCACAAGCAAAGGTCGTGAGCGAGCATGGGATTCTAAACGCTGAATCCTTGGAGATGCAGGCTGAACTACTCCAGCGACGTCCGACCCATCTTCGTTATTCTCCCCCTTACAATCCTGCAAAGTTTGCTTCTGTGCTGATA CCTCTAATTAATTACGAGCATCGGGCTTGTCTATTGTTAACTCTGAGATCTTCATATTTACGATCTCATGCAGGTCAAATGTGTTTCCCGGGTGGTCGAGTAGAACCCTCTGATGGATCACATTATTATGCAGCTTTACGAGAGACttatgaagaaattgaccTGCTTCCagatttttttactttggTAAACAGAATcccttctttgtttacaaaagacCTTCGTACCAAAATCCATCCTTATGTGGCTTTTACGATCCAAAACAATCTTCCTAGTCTTGGTTTTGGTGAAGTGGATAAAGTATATTGCATTCCTTTGACCTCCTTTTTAAATCCAAATTACCAAAAGGTTACTAAATTTCGAAACACCGATCTTGAATACATTGAATTCAACATCAAGGATGTTCCTCGAATTTGGGGTATTACGGCAgttcttttaaatatgTACTTTCACTCTCTTTGCCCGGATTCTTTGATACCTACTTCTAATACTCTTATTTCAATCTGCTAG
- the rtt106 gene encoding histone H3.3 H4 heterotetramer chaperone Rtt106 gives MDTKFKNDIKKRFSKDRKLSQNVLTECERNSGLCSLIDSICTYYEASEVNDKNAEPEAGMKRKNRLQGETGDLVYGVLGLSFQSPMRKRFDTYIYERGISITIPGEENSVELWLPWTNIHFVCHIPGPRKANVQNNIIIFRKSNLNNKSVLEDATAEGNEPILFTAPHPLEKLKLVEGKRSFTYCTNSWDIFRDFFEYVGISIVAPSQEEFVCPVAQTGDNGVSYGVEANYKNKDGYLYFLKKGVLWGFRKPMLFIDTSDIQNFYYSNVLQRTFSINFEVRNTILSFDMIDQSVFQALNEYATTHGLMDTSLAEEKAAPPTKNPTTSYLQEADEDEDNGSDDNYSDTKEVEEQEQEQGQGQGQEESDDGSETLESNE, from the exons ATGGAcacaaaatttaaaaatgacataaaaaaaaggttttctAAAGATCGAAAATTATCACAAAATGTTTTAACGGAATGCG AGCGAAATTCTGGCTTATGTTCATTGATTGATAGTATATGCACTTATTATGAAGCGTCAGAAGTCAACGACAAAAATGCTGAACCTGAAGCAGGcatgaaaaggaaaaatcgACTTCAGGGTGAAACTGGAGACTTGGTTTATGGAGTATTAGGACTCTCGTTTCAGTCGCCCATGAGGAAGCGTTTCGATACATATATATACGAACGCGGTATCAGCATTACTATACCCGGAGAAGAAAACTCAGTTGAGCTTTGGCTACCTTGGACAAATATTCATTTCGTTTGTCATATACCTGGGCCCCGAAAAGCAAACGTTCAGAATAACATAATCATATTTAGAAAGAGCAACTTAAATAACAAGTCTGTTCTAGAGGACGCAACCGCTGAAGGGAATGAACCCATACTTTTTACTGCACCGCATCCTTTGGAAAAGCTGAAGCTAGTAGAAGGCAAACGTTCGTTTACTTATTGCACAAATTCTTGGGATATATTTAGAGACTTCTTTGAATATGTAGGGATAAGTATCGTTGCTCCATCCcaagaagaatttgtttGCCCTGTAGCTCAAACCGGAGACAACGGGGTTTCTTACGGGGTAGAAGcaaattacaaaaacaaagatg GCTacttatattttttaaagaaaggagTCCTTTGGGGATTTCGTAAACCCATGTTGTTTATTGATACTTCAGATATTCAGAATTTTTACTATAGTAATGTTTTACAGAGAACGTTTTCAATCAATTTTGAAGTGAGGAATACGATTCTATCTTTCGATATGATTGATCAAAGCGTTTTTCAAGCCTTAAATGAGTATGCAACAACGCATGGCTTGATGGACACCAGCTTAGCAGAAGAAAAGGCTGCACCTCCTACGAAAAATCCCACTACCTCGTATTTGCAAGAGGCTGATGAAGATGAGGACAATGGGTCAGACGACAACTACTCAGACAcaaaagaagttgaagaacaagaacaaGAACAAGGACAAGGACAAggacaagaagaatctgaTGACGGCAGTGAAACTCTGGAATCCAATGAGTAA